A window of Acinetobacter sp. TR3 contains these coding sequences:
- a CDS encoding UDP-N-acetylmuramoyl-tripeptide--D-alanyl-D-alanine ligase, whose protein sequence is MHTSTTSTVPLEPWTAEQLQQATQGEWHNHKIPQSEIKRILTDSRHAEAGDVFLALKGERFDAHNFIAQVATQGCEIAIVERPIDADIAQLVVKDTRLALGHLGTYRRRQNLQLKVIALTGSSGKTTTKEMLGSILSRLAPTLITRGNLNNDLGAPMMLLELRSEHQYAVMELGASHQGEIDYTSHLVQPHVAGILNIGTAHLGEFGGREGICRAKSEIYAHILPDGISIVPADDDFTATIRENAQAHSMLSFGDGGDVFATEVELHPQSAKFNLHTPQGIRSVDIPFAGAHNVQNATAATAFALAIGIALDDIVQGLEQAQGAKGRLNFIQHQNHLFIDDTYNANPTSMRAAAEVLAQQTGIKVMVIGDIGELGSTAAQQHYLLGRDLVSMQGIHFVVAVGEFSPATQEGARSTQYGKKLQAFLNQGQALSFLMSLVETHQPQHMSFLFKGSRYTHMETLMADLMEKI, encoded by the coding sequence ATGCATACTTCAACAACCAGCACCGTTCCACTAGAACCTTGGACAGCAGAGCAATTACAACAAGCGACTCAAGGTGAATGGCATAATCATAAGATTCCACAAAGCGAAATTAAACGTATTTTGACTGACTCTCGTCATGCTGAAGCTGGAGATGTTTTTCTTGCTTTAAAAGGTGAGCGCTTTGATGCTCATAACTTTATCGCTCAAGTGGCGACGCAAGGGTGTGAGATTGCAATTGTAGAGCGCCCAATTGATGCAGATATTGCACAACTCGTCGTCAAAGATACGCGTTTGGCTTTAGGTCATTTAGGTACTTATCGTCGCCGACAAAATCTACAGTTGAAAGTGATTGCTTTAACAGGCAGTAGTGGTAAAACCACCACGAAAGAAATGTTGGGTAGTATTTTATCCCGTTTAGCACCAACGCTGATTACGCGTGGTAACCTGAATAATGATTTGGGTGCCCCGATGATGTTACTTGAGTTACGTTCAGAGCATCAATATGCTGTGATGGAGTTGGGTGCGAGTCATCAAGGTGAAATTGACTATACTTCTCATCTGGTTCAACCGCATGTGGCTGGAATTTTGAATATTGGTACGGCACATTTAGGTGAATTTGGTGGACGTGAAGGAATTTGTCGTGCCAAGTCAGAGATTTATGCACATATTTTGCCTGACGGAATATCGATTGTTCCCGCTGATGATGACTTTACAGCGACTATTCGTGAAAATGCTCAAGCTCATTCAATGTTGAGTTTTGGTGATGGTGGCGATGTATTTGCGACAGAGGTTGAATTACATCCTCAATCAGCAAAATTCAATTTACATACTCCACAGGGCATCCGGTCAGTAGATATTCCATTTGCAGGTGCACATAACGTACAAAATGCAACTGCTGCAACAGCATTTGCCTTGGCAATTGGGATTGCGCTTGATGATATTGTACAAGGCTTAGAACAAGCACAGGGTGCCAAAGGGCGTCTGAATTTTATTCAACACCAAAATCACTTATTCATTGATGATACTTATAATGCCAATCCAACTTCAATGCGTGCAGCAGCAGAAGTTCTTGCTCAACAAACGGGCATTAAAGTGATGGTAATCGGGGATATTGGTGAGCTTGGAAGTACAGCAGCGCAACAACATTATTTGTTGGGTCGAGATTTGGTTTCGATGCAAGGTATTCATTTTGTAGTTGCAGTGGGTGAATTCTCACCTGCCACTCAAGAAGGTGCAAGAAGCACACAATACGGTAAAAAATTACAAGCTTTTCTGAATCAGGGGCAAGCTTTGTCATTTTTAATGAGTTTAGTAGAGACACATCAACCCCAGCACATGAGTTTCCTATTTAAAGGTTCTCGCTATACCCACATGGAAACGTTGATGGCTGACTTGATGGAGAAGATTTAA
- a CDS encoding UDP-N-acetylmuramoyl-L-alanyl-D-glutamate--2,6-diaminopimelate ligase, with protein sequence MSISFQQIYPIRIDAAWFTQPFQGFCLDSRKIEVGQIFIALSSYSQPEKTRQFAQNALNAGALAVISETSLGLANEWVCPEVRFLMGEWQQQYLQAVDPVQPLRGIAVTGTNGKTTISRLIAELISSQAKGCAVMGTTGNGILPNLTPSTHTTLDALQLQQALHDYAKQGANFVALEASSHGLEQGRLNGCDLEIAVYSNLSRDHLDYHGTLEAYAEAKALLFKFTTLKVVVINIDDAHANVMLAAAKQNPSKPKVLTYSLTQTSADYHIDHLQYRLSGASFTLISPIGTFAVQSPLLGHFNVENLLASLIAAEYAGFSLADLVQFVPQLKGAPGRMQVIQDTDRLFVVDYAHTPDALIQVLTTLKRHVTGQLWAVFGCGGDRDRGKRPLMTQAALDHANPVVLTSDNPRTENPEQIFADMKQGIDFTEHSVHEIHDRREAIKFVVAQAQAGDIVVIAGKGHENYQEVDGVRHWFDDVVEVQSAINAQPHPVDSAYPAH encoded by the coding sequence ATGTCGATTAGTTTTCAGCAGATATATCCGATTCGTATCGATGCGGCTTGGTTCACTCAGCCTTTTCAAGGCTTTTGTCTAGACAGCCGTAAGATTGAAGTTGGACAAATTTTTATTGCTTTAAGTAGTTATAGCCAACCTGAAAAAACCCGTCAATTTGCACAAAATGCGCTGAATGCAGGGGCATTGGCGGTTATTAGTGAAACAAGTTTAGGGCTTGCGAACGAGTGGGTTTGCCCTGAAGTGCGTTTTCTTATGGGTGAATGGCAGCAGCAATATTTACAAGCGGTCGATCCTGTACAGCCATTACGAGGAATTGCAGTCACTGGCACCAATGGTAAAACCACCATTTCACGTCTGATTGCAGAACTGATAAGTTCACAAGCGAAAGGCTGTGCAGTGATGGGGACAACAGGCAATGGTATCTTGCCAAACTTGACCCCCTCAACCCACACCACTTTAGATGCGCTGCAATTACAGCAGGCATTGCATGATTACGCTAAACAAGGGGCTAATTTTGTTGCACTTGAGGCGAGTTCCCATGGTCTGGAACAAGGTCGTCTGAATGGTTGCGATCTTGAAATTGCAGTTTATAGTAATTTAAGTCGTGATCATTTAGATTATCACGGTACTTTAGAGGCTTATGCAGAAGCTAAGGCGCTATTATTTAAATTTACCACTTTAAAAGTCGTTGTAATTAACATCGACGATGCACATGCAAACGTGATGCTAGCTGCTGCAAAACAGAATCCATCAAAACCGAAAGTTTTGACTTATTCTTTGACTCAAACTTCTGCGGATTATCATATTGATCATTTGCAATATCGCTTGAGTGGTGCAAGTTTTACATTGATTAGTCCAATAGGTACTTTTGCTGTGCAAAGCCCATTGCTTGGGCATTTTAATGTAGAAAATTTATTAGCAAGCTTGATTGCAGCAGAATATGCTGGTTTTTCGCTTGCTGATTTAGTGCAGTTCGTTCCGCAACTTAAGGGTGCCCCAGGGCGCATGCAAGTGATTCAAGATACGGATCGTCTATTTGTCGTTGATTATGCACATACACCTGATGCATTGATTCAGGTGTTAACCACGTTGAAACGTCATGTCACTGGACAATTATGGGCGGTATTTGGCTGCGGTGGTGATCGCGATCGCGGTAAGCGTCCTTTAATGACTCAGGCTGCGCTTGATCATGCTAATCCTGTAGTTCTCACCTCGGATAATCCACGAACTGAAAACCCTGAACAGATTTTTGCTGATATGAAGCAGGGAATTGATTTTACAGAACACAGCGTACATGAAATTCATGATCGCCGCGAAGCGATTAAATTTGTGGTCGCTCAAGCTCAAGCTGGAGATATTGTCGTGATTGCTGGCAAAGGTCATGAAAACTATCAGGAAGTAGATGGAGTTCGTCACTGGTTTGATGATGTGGTCGAGGTGCAGTCTGCAATTAATGCTCAGCCGCATCCTGTAGATTCAGCTTATCCTGCACACTAA
- the ftsL gene encoding cell division protein FtsL — protein MNKKNDDEVLSSSKKGLKKVVVYAVLLALVFISAMMVVFQVFEYRHDYRDLSGYMREKDDLNAEWGRLLIEQQTFGATAQIGSRAVTQLRMFSPPAAQTVVISLPMTSKQDK, from the coding sequence ATGAATAAAAAAAATGATGATGAGGTTTTATCCAGTAGTAAAAAGGGACTGAAAAAAGTTGTGGTGTATGCTGTGCTTCTTGCATTGGTCTTCATTAGTGCGATGATGGTGGTGTTTCAAGTATTTGAATATCGTCATGATTATCGTGATTTGAGTGGGTATATGCGTGAAAAAGATGATTTAAATGCCGAATGGGGGCGTTTATTGATCGAGCAACAAACCTTTGGTGCGACTGCACAGATTGGTTCTCGTGCTGTGACACAGTTACGCATGTTTTCACCGCCTGCTGCACAAACCGTCGTGATTTCTTTACCTATGACTTCAAAGCAAGACAAATAA
- the rsmH gene encoding 16S rRNA (cytosine(1402)-N(4))-methyltransferase RsmH has product MSHISVLLHETVDGVLAGRDTGVFVDATFGRGGHTKLLLSKLDQNARVYAFDKDPQALEVAAQLEQEDPRFKIIHASFADIQAELTNIGLTEVDGIMADLGVSSPQLDQAERGFSFMQDGPLDMRMDNSQGLTAAEWLLKIEEEKLANIIFQYGEERYSRRIAKAIKLAGEITTTAQLAEIVKVAHPKWEKHKHPATRTFQAIRIAINKELDDIETFLPQAVELLKVQGQLAVISFHSLEDRLIKQFIQKESTLAEDHGWGMPQAQVDTRRLKKVSRIRASEAEVKANPRSRSAWLRVAERLEQKGR; this is encoded by the coding sequence ATGTCGCATATTTCTGTCTTACTTCATGAAACCGTTGATGGCGTATTGGCAGGTCGCGATACTGGTGTTTTTGTCGATGCAACGTTTGGTCGAGGAGGGCATACTAAGCTCTTACTTTCCAAATTGGATCAAAATGCACGTGTTTACGCCTTTGACAAAGATCCTCAGGCACTTGAAGTTGCCGCGCAATTAGAACAAGAAGATCCGCGGTTTAAAATTATTCATGCCAGTTTTGCCGATATTCAGGCGGAATTAACAAATATTGGTCTTACCGAAGTCGATGGCATTATGGCGGACTTAGGCGTGTCCTCACCGCAACTTGACCAAGCTGAACGTGGGTTTAGCTTTATGCAAGATGGCCCGCTAGACATGCGTATGGATAATTCTCAAGGTTTGACTGCGGCTGAGTGGTTATTAAAAATCGAAGAAGAAAAATTAGCCAATATTATTTTCCAATATGGCGAAGAGCGTTATAGCCGTCGTATTGCCAAAGCGATTAAATTGGCAGGTGAAATTACGACAACTGCTCAACTTGCAGAAATTGTCAAAGTTGCTCATCCGAAATGGGAAAAGCACAAACACCCAGCAACACGTACTTTCCAAGCGATTCGTATTGCAATTAATAAAGAGCTTGATGATATTGAAACATTTTTACCGCAAGCTGTAGAATTGTTGAAAGTACAAGGACAGTTGGCTGTGATTAGCTTCCACTCTTTGGAAGATCGTTTGATTAAACAGTTTATCCAAAAAGAATCAACTTTAGCGGAAGATCATGGTTGGGGGATGCCTCAAGCACAGGTTGATACGCGACGTTTAAAGAAAGTGTCTCGTATTCGTGCGAGTGAAGCAGAAGTAAAAGCAAATCCTCGTTCACGTAGTGCATGGTTGCGTGTGGCAGAGCGTTTAGAGCAAAAAGGTAGATAA
- a CDS encoding sulfate ABC transporter substrate-binding protein, with amino-acid sequence MKTVIAAALLALGLNSIAQAATTFLNVSYDPTREFYQEYNQAFGQYWKQRTGQEVDFKQSHGGSGKQARSVIDGLQADVVTLALANDIDEIANAGLIRKDWQKQFKNNSAPYTSTVVFLVRKGNPKNIRDWNDLTKEGVEIITPNPKTGGAPRWIYLSAWGYALKQPGGNETKARDLVKKLYQNVKVLDSGARGSLTTFAERGIGDVLLSWENEALLATQGLGKDKYDIVYPSISILAEPSVAIVDKTVDKDGNRNLARGYLNFLYSPLGQELAAKHYFRPRNPQVAAKYAKQFPKIKLFSINDVFGGWTKAQKTHFVNGAIFDQIYADKQ; translated from the coding sequence ATGAAAACAGTGATCGCCGCAGCATTGCTTGCTTTGGGTTTAAATAGCATAGCGCAGGCAGCTACAACGTTTTTAAATGTATCTTATGATCCAACACGAGAGTTTTATCAAGAATATAACCAAGCATTTGGTCAATATTGGAAACAAAGAACAGGTCAAGAAGTCGATTTTAAACAATCGCATGGTGGTTCAGGCAAACAGGCACGATCGGTGATTGATGGCTTACAGGCTGATGTTGTGACATTGGCTTTGGCGAATGATATTGATGAAATTGCCAATGCAGGTCTCATTCGTAAAGATTGGCAAAAACAATTTAAAAATAATTCTGCACCTTATACATCAACGGTAGTATTCCTTGTCCGCAAAGGAAATCCGAAAAATATCCGTGATTGGAATGATCTCACCAAAGAGGGTGTCGAAATTATTACCCCAAATCCGAAAACAGGGGGGGCACCGCGTTGGATTTATTTATCGGCATGGGGCTATGCCTTGAAACAACCCGGTGGTAATGAGACTAAAGCCCGTGATTTAGTGAAAAAATTATACCAAAATGTCAAAGTGCTTGATTCGGGAGCGCGAGGTTCTTTAACTACATTCGCTGAGCGAGGTATAGGCGATGTGTTACTGTCATGGGAAAATGAAGCTTTATTGGCGACCCAAGGTTTAGGTAAAGATAAATACGATATTGTTTATCCATCAATTTCAATTTTGGCTGAGCCTTCAGTTGCGATTGTAGATAAAACCGTGGATAAAGATGGTAATCGCAATTTAGCGCGCGGTTATTTAAATTTTCTTTATTCACCATTAGGACAGGAACTTGCGGCAAAACATTATTTCCGTCCACGCAATCCGCAAGTTGCAGCAAAATATGCAAAACAATTTCCAAAGATCAAACTATTCAGTATTAATGATGTATTTGGTGGATGGACAAAAGCGCAGAAAACCCACTTTGTGAATGGTGCGATTTTTGATCAAATTTATGCAGATAAACAGTAA
- a CDS encoding DUF4179 domain-containing protein, protein MQVGHAAAIKENNNIKTIDKSSSLIVKALDQQKRNTAMLPSTDDELKMLNTIRTTPTQTFFASQHERFSRFVQTIFQPHTS, encoded by the coding sequence ATTCAAGTTGGACATGCAGCTGCAATTAAAGAAAACAATAATATTAAAACGATAGACAAATCGTCTTCATTAATTGTGAAAGCACTTGATCAACAAAAACGTAATACGGCCATGTTGCCTTCAACAGATGACGAATTAAAAATGTTGAATACCATCCGTACAACGCCAACACAAACGTTCTTTGCAAGCCAACACGAACGTTTTTCGCGCTTTGTTCAGACTATTTTTCAACCGCACACATCTTAA
- the gltX gene encoding glutamate--tRNA ligase, with protein sequence MKVRTRIAPSPTGFPHVGTAYIALFNLCFAKQHGGEFILRIEDTDQLRSTPESEKMILDSLRWLGLNWSEGPDVGGPHAPYRQSERMGIYKQYALDLVEKGHAFYCFATAEELDQMRAEQQARGETPKYDGRGLKLSQEEVQQRLAAGEPHVIRMKVPEDGICKINDLLRGEVEIPWAQVDMQVLLKTDGLPTYHLANVVDDHLMEITHVLRGEEWLPSAPKHQLLYQYFGWEMPTLCHMPLLRNPDKSKLSKRKNPTSINYYRDIGVLPEALLNYLGRMGWSMPDEREVFTLQDMVENFDVQRVSLGGPIFDVEKLNWLNGQWIKGLTSGQLLDRLLAWKSDRQTLEDIAAAIQPRINLLSEAVNWAGFYFNHMPQISKEQFESKKLTEEQVRQSLQFAIWRLESQFTWNNDTVSQTLMDLATQMEIKLRDFMPAFFIAIAGSTSSTPVMQSMVTLGPDLTFARLRHALEIVGAPSKKELKVWEKLNESLKLPKNDANSEN encoded by the coding sequence ATGAAAGTTCGTACCCGTATTGCGCCTTCTCCTACAGGTTTCCCTCATGTAGGTACTGCTTATATTGCATTATTTAATTTATGTTTTGCTAAACAGCACGGCGGTGAATTTATTTTACGCATTGAGGACACAGATCAACTCCGTTCAACTCCTGAATCTGAAAAAATGATTTTAGATTCATTACGTTGGTTAGGGTTGAACTGGTCAGAAGGCCCAGATGTCGGTGGCCCACATGCACCTTATCGTCAGTCAGAACGTATGGGAATTTACAAGCAATATGCCTTAGATTTGGTTGAAAAAGGACATGCTTTCTATTGTTTCGCAACAGCTGAAGAGCTAGACCAAATGCGTGCAGAGCAGCAAGCACGTGGTGAAACGCCAAAATATGATGGTCGTGGCTTAAAACTTTCACAAGAAGAAGTACAACAACGCCTTGCTGCGGGTGAACCACATGTCATTCGAATGAAAGTACCTGAAGATGGTATTTGTAAGATTAATGATTTACTTCGTGGTGAAGTGGAGATTCCTTGGGCACAAGTTGACATGCAAGTGTTGCTAAAAACGGATGGTTTACCAACTTATCATCTTGCTAATGTCGTGGATGACCACTTAATGGAAATCACTCACGTGTTACGTGGGGAAGAATGGCTGCCTTCAGCGCCTAAACATCAGTTACTTTACCAATATTTTGGTTGGGAAATGCCAACTTTATGTCATATGCCATTGTTACGTAACCCAGATAAATCAAAACTTTCTAAACGTAAGAACCCAACTTCTATTAACTACTATCGCGACATCGGTGTATTACCAGAAGCATTATTGAATTATTTAGGTCGCATGGGTTGGTCAATGCCTGATGAGCGTGAAGTATTCACATTACAGGACATGGTTGAAAATTTTGATGTACAGCGTGTTTCATTGGGCGGCCCAATCTTTGATGTTGAAAAACTTAATTGGCTGAACGGTCAATGGATCAAAGGCTTAACATCAGGACAACTTCTAGATCGCCTATTAGCATGGAAAAGCGACCGTCAAACACTTGAAGACATTGCAGCTGCGATTCAACCTCGTATCAATCTACTTTCAGAAGCTGTGAATTGGGCTGGTTTCTATTTCAATCACATGCCACAAATCAGTAAAGAACAGTTTGAAAGCAAAAAATTGACCGAAGAACAAGTTCGTCAAAGCTTACAATTTGCAATTTGGCGCTTAGAAAGTCAGTTTACGTGGAATAATGATACTGTCAGCCAAACGCTGATGGATTTAGCCACTCAAATGGAAATTAAACTTCGTGACTTTATGCCAGCATTTTTTATTGCGATTGCGGGTTCAACGAGTTCAACGCCTGTGATGCAATCTATGGTGACACTAGGTCCTGATTTGACTTTTGCACGTTTACGTCATGCCTTAGAAATCGTAGGTGCACCAAGCAAGAAAGAACTCAAAGTTTGGGAAAAATTAAACGAATCACTCAAACTGCCGAAAAATGATGCAAATAGTGAGAATTAA
- a CDS encoding amino acid permease: protein MQSSNSNATSESKTLKRAMSTRHLVMLSLGGAIGTGLFLGSGEVIAQTGPIGAIIAYFLGGLIAYMVMLCLGELAVHMPVAGSFGAYAQKYIGPGTGYMISWLYWLTWTATLGTEFTAAALLMQEWFPHISMWIWTIIFAITILGLNLSSTRIFAESEFWLALVKVITVIAFILLGLCAIFGFIPFQGTESAPLFHNLTAHGWFPQGLFPIFTTMLIVNFAFSGTELIGVAAGETQNPAENVPKAINAAIWRLLIFFVGTIVVISALLPFHVAGLGGDGVSSSPFVTVFKYIGIPYADDIIRFVIITALLSAANSGLYAASRMMWSLSDQRQLPSIFSKLSKSGTPIIALVVTMFGAIPGLLSEHFAPETIFKNLLGVAAFTMVIVWMSICWSQFNFRRQWYKAGHSAKDLKFAAPLYPIVPILGFVFCLITGLSMAYDPEMQAGFIGCLLFIAACYLSYYVFYRDRK, encoded by the coding sequence ATGCAATCTTCCAACTCAAATGCTACCTCTGAATCAAAAACATTAAAACGTGCAATGAGCACCCGTCACCTAGTTATGCTTTCATTAGGCGGTGCAATTGGTACAGGTTTATTTTTAGGTTCTGGAGAGGTCATCGCTCAAACGGGTCCTATCGGCGCAATTATTGCCTACTTTTTAGGTGGTTTAATTGCCTATATGGTTATGCTCTGTTTAGGTGAGCTCGCAGTACATATGCCTGTGGCTGGATCTTTTGGCGCATACGCTCAAAAATATATTGGCCCAGGAACGGGTTATATGATTTCTTGGCTGTATTGGCTGACATGGACCGCAACGCTTGGTACAGAATTTACTGCCGCAGCCTTACTCATGCAAGAATGGTTCCCTCATATTTCGATGTGGATTTGGACCATTATTTTTGCGATTACAATTTTAGGATTAAATTTAAGTTCAACCCGCATTTTTGCTGAATCAGAGTTTTGGCTTGCATTAGTCAAAGTCATTACCGTTATTGCCTTTATCCTTTTAGGTTTATGCGCAATTTTTGGTTTCATTCCATTCCAAGGCACTGAATCTGCACCGTTATTTCATAACTTAACGGCACATGGTTGGTTTCCACAAGGTCTTTTTCCAATTTTCACCACGATGTTAATTGTTAACTTTGCCTTTTCTGGAACTGAACTCATTGGTGTTGCCGCAGGTGAAACCCAAAATCCAGCTGAAAATGTTCCTAAAGCAATTAATGCAGCAATTTGGCGACTATTAATTTTCTTTGTGGGTACGATTGTTGTTATTAGTGCATTACTTCCATTCCATGTAGCTGGCTTAGGTGGTGATGGGGTAAGCAGCAGTCCTTTCGTAACTGTATTTAAATACATCGGCATTCCATATGCTGACGATATTATTCGCTTCGTGATTATTACTGCCTTATTGTCCGCTGCAAACTCAGGTCTCTATGCGGCTTCCCGCATGATGTGGTCTTTATCTGATCAACGCCAACTGCCAAGCATATTCTCAAAATTGTCTAAGAGTGGTACGCCTATCATTGCGCTAGTGGTAACCATGTTTGGCGCAATTCCCGGATTACTATCTGAGCATTTTGCCCCAGAGACAATTTTCAAAAATTTACTAGGTGTTGCTGCATTTACCATGGTCATCGTGTGGATGAGTATTTGTTGGAGTCAGTTTAACTTTAGACGCCAATGGTACAAGGCTGGACATTCAGCAAAAGATTTAAAATTTGCTGCACCACTTTATCCAATCGTTCCCATCTTAGGTTTTGTTTTCTGTTTAATTACAGGTCTCAGCATGGCATACGATCCTGAAATGCAGGCTGGTTTTATTGGATGTTTACTGTTTATTGCCGCTTGTTATTTAAGTTACTACGTTTTTTACCGTGATCGTAAATAA